In Corylus avellana chromosome ca2, CavTom2PMs-1.0, the following proteins share a genomic window:
- the LOC132171063 gene encoding hypothetical protein At1g04090-like: protein MFGCECLCWETEPEFYSPEPEPFSLPVPLPDWPEGQGFATGRISLGEIEVLKITEFESIWNCNLLHGKTKGLTFYKPVGIPDGFFCLGYYCQPNDQPLRGHVLVACIAASPEKEVGSIHEPLLDLPALRKPLNYTLIWSGETQHNGCGYFWFPNPPVGYKAMGFVVSDRPEQPKLEEVRCVRADLTESCETCDILLATDSKSSKYPFQVWNTRPCERGVLCRGVSVGTFYCTTYLDPEENLDIACLKNLDITLHAMPNLNQIHALIKHYGPTVFFHPDEVYLPSSVQWFFKNGALLYQDGNQKGEPIDYRGSNLPSGGKNDGAFWIDLPNDDEARGNLKNGNLESAELYVHVKPAMGGTFTDIMMWVFCPFNGPATLKVGLMSIAMSKIGEHVGDWEHFTLRVSNFTGELWSMFFSQHSGGEWVDPFNLEFIEGNKPTVYSSKNGHASFPHPGTYLQGSSKLGIGVRNDAARSKFIVDSSIKYQIIAAGYLGDGIIQEPCWLEYMREWGPTIVYDSRSELDKLIDLLPLFVRFSVENIFELFPTELYGEEGPTGPKEKDNWAGDEIC, encoded by the exons ATGTTTGGGTGTGAGTGTTTGTGCTGGGAAACTGAGCCCGAGTTCTATTCACCTGAGCCTGAGCCTTTCTCTCTGCCTGTACCTCTCCCAGACTGGCCAGAAG GCCAAGGTTTTGCTACTGGAAGAATAAGCTTAGGTGAAATAGAAGTTCTCAAAATCACAGAGTTTGAGAGCATTTGGAACTGCAATCTGTTGCATGGAAAAACAAAAGGTCTCACATTCTACAAACCTGTGGGGATCCCAGATGGCTTTTTCTGCCTTGGTTACTATTGCCAGCCCAATGACCAGCCATTGAGAGGGCATGTTCTTGTGGCTTGTATTGCCGCTTCTCCTGAGAAGGAAGTTGGTTCTATCCATGAGCCACTATTAGACTTGCCAGCTCTAAGAAAGCCCCTTAACTACACACTAATCTGGAGTGGAGAAACACAGCACAATGGTTGTGGTTACTTTTGGTTTCCAAACCCTCCAGTGGGTTATAAAGCGATGGGGTTTGTGGTTAGTGACAGGCCAGAGCAGCCCAAACTTGAAGAAGTTAGATGCGTCCGAGCGGATCTCACAGAAAGTTGTGAAACATGTGATATTTTACTTGCCACAGATTCAAAGTCTTCCAAGTACCCATTTCAGGTTTGGAACACAAGACCCTGTGAAAGGGGCGTGTTGTGTAGAGGTGTTTCTGTTGGGACATTCTACTGCACCACCTACTTGGATCCTGAAGAAAATCTGGACATCGCATGCTTGAAGAATCTTGATATAACTCTACATGCTATGCCAAATCTGAACCAGATTCATGCACTAATTAAGCACTATGGGCCAACCGTTTTCTTCCATCCTGACGAGGTTTATTTGCCTTCATCAGTGCAATGGTTTTTCAAGAATGGGGCACTTCTATACCAAGATGGCAATCAGAAGGGTGAACCCATTGATTACAGGGGCTCGAACTTGCCTAGTGGAGGGAAAAACGATGGTGCATTTTGGATAGATTTGCCAAATGATGATGAAGCTAGAGGCAATCTCAAGAACGGAAACTTAGAGAGCGCAGAGCTCTATGTTCATGTAAAACCAGCCATGGGAGGAACTTTTACGGATATAATGATGTGGGTTTTTTGCCCTTTCAATGGACCTGCCACCCTTAAAGTTGGGTTAATGAGCATTGCTATGAGCAAGATAGGGGAACATGTCGGTGACTGGGAGCACTTCACCCTCCGTGTGAGCAACTTCACTGGAGAACTTTGGAGTATGTTCTTCTCGCAGCATAGCGGCGGTGAATGGGTGGATCCTTTTAACTTGGAGTTCATTGAAGGGAATAAGCCTACTGTATATTCGTCAAAAAACGGTCATGCTAGCTTCCCACATCCAGGGACATACCTTCAGGGGTCATCGAAGCTGGGAATAGGAGTGAGAAATGATGCTGCCAGAAGCAAATTTATTGTTGATTCTAGCATCAAGTATCAGATTATTGCAGCTGGGTATCTTGGTGATGGAATAATTCAGGAACCATGCTGGTTGGAATATATGAGAGAATGGGGTCCAACTATTGTGTATGATTCGCGGTCAGAACTCGACAAGTTAATTGATCTTCTTCCACTATTTGTTAGGTTTTCAGTGGAGAATATATTTGAGTTGTTCCCAACAGAGCTGTATGGTGAAGAAGGGCCAACTGGACCAAAGGAGAAGGATAATTGGGCAGGAGACGAAATATGCTAG